The following proteins are co-located in the Microcystis wesenbergii NRERC-220 genome:
- a CDS encoding S9 family peptidase encodes MSNQISAYGSWKSPITSDLIVAESISLGGVTLDGEDIYWLEGRPQEKGRNVLVKLNPDGTTPDITPAPFNVRTRVHEYGGGSYLIVAGIIYFCNFADQRIYRQTADSLPQPLTRENSCRYADLILDEFRNRLICVCEDHSQKDREPVNSIVSIDVDTGEIETLVSGDDFYTSPRLSTDGSRLAWISWNHPNMPWDSSFLWVADINNLYLSNIRVIAGGENESVCEPRWSADEQLYFTSDRNDFWNFYCFNHDEQIEPVLEPIEAEFAYPHWVFGLSNYGFAGESQIICSYTKDGRWYLGSIDTLNREFREIITADTNISSLQVSESKIVFIGGSFREVTAVISLYLATGTREILKSSSNLTISSDYFSIPEMIAFPTSQGLTASAWYYPPQNPDYTAPNGELPPLLVKSHGGPTAAATSSLSLRVQYWTSRGFGYLDVNYGGSTGYGRQYRQRLLGNWGIVDVEDCINGAKYLVNQGLVDGERLAISGGSAGGYTTLAALTFHDTFKAGASYYGVSDLEVLATDTHKFESRYLDKLVGRYPEEKEIYYQRSPIHFTAQLSCPVIFFQGLEDRVVPPNQAEMMVEALKAKGLPVAYVPFAGEQHGFRQAESIKRALDAEFYFYSRLFGFTPADNLEPVEIK; translated from the coding sequence ATGTCTAATCAAATATCAGCTTACGGTTCCTGGAAATCACCGATTACCTCCGATCTAATTGTGGCAGAATCGATTAGTCTTGGCGGTGTAACTCTAGATGGAGAAGATATTTATTGGTTAGAAGGCAGACCACAGGAAAAGGGGCGAAATGTTTTAGTTAAATTAAACCCCGACGGCACAACCCCAGACATCACCCCAGCACCTTTTAATGTGCGAACTCGTGTCCATGAATACGGGGGAGGTTCCTATCTAATTGTTGCCGGAATTATCTATTTTTGTAATTTTGCTGACCAAAGAATTTATCGCCAAACTGCTGATAGTTTACCCCAACCTCTGACCCGAGAAAATTCCTGTCGTTATGCGGATTTAATTCTCGATGAATTTCGCAATCGTTTAATCTGTGTTTGTGAAGATCATAGCCAAAAAGATCGGGAACCGGTTAATAGTATTGTCAGCATCGATGTGGATACGGGAGAAATAGAAACTTTAGTATCTGGCGATGATTTTTATACCTCTCCTCGCCTAAGCACCGACGGTTCTCGATTAGCTTGGATTAGTTGGAATCATCCTAATATGCCCTGGGATAGTTCTTTTCTTTGGGTGGCGGATATTAATAATCTTTATTTGAGTAATATTCGGGTCATTGCTGGTGGTGAAAATGAGTCAGTATGTGAACCGCGCTGGTCTGCCGATGAACAGTTATATTTTACCAGTGATCGCAATGATTTCTGGAATTTTTATTGCTTTAACCATGATGAACAAATCGAACCAGTTCTTGAACCGATCGAGGCTGAATTTGCCTATCCTCATTGGGTTTTTGGTTTATCTAACTACGGCTTTGCTGGGGAATCCCAGATTATTTGTAGTTATACAAAAGATGGCCGTTGGTATTTAGGAAGTATCGATACTCTTAATCGAGAATTCCGAGAAATTATTACTGCTGATACTAACATTTCTTCCCTACAAGTTAGCGAGAGCAAAATAGTTTTTATTGGCGGTTCTTTCAGGGAAGTAACCGCGGTTATCTCACTGTATTTAGCCACAGGAACGAGAGAAATTCTCAAATCTTCCAGTAATTTAACTATTTCTAGCGATTATTTCTCGATTCCAGAAATGATTGCTTTTCCCACCAGTCAGGGACTAACGGCATCTGCTTGGTATTATCCCCCCCAAAACCCCGATTATACCGCCCCCAATGGCGAATTACCGCCCCTTTTAGTGAAAAGTCACGGTGGGCCGACGGCCGCGGCCACCTCTAGTTTAAGTCTAAGGGTGCAATACTGGACCAGTCGCGGCTTTGGCTATCTAGATGTCAATTATGGCGGTAGTACGGGTTATGGTCGTCAATATCGTCAGCGTTTGCTGGGAAATTGGGGAATTGTCGATGTGGAAGACTGCATCAACGGGGCAAAATATTTGGTTAATCAGGGATTAGTCGATGGGGAAAGATTGGCAATTTCTGGAGGCAGCGCCGGAGGTTATACAACTTTAGCGGCCTTAACTTTTCATGATACTTTTAAAGCAGGAGCTAGTTATTACGGAGTTAGTGATTTAGAGGTTTTAGCCACCGATACCCATAAATTCGAGTCGAGATATTTAGATAAATTGGTGGGACGTTATCCTGAAGAAAAGGAAATTTACTATCAGCGATCACCTATTCATTTTACTGCTCAGTTATCCTGTCCGGTGATCTTTTTCCAAGGTTTAGAAGATCGAGTGGTTCCACCCAATCAAGCGGAAATGATGGTAGAAGCTTTAAAAGCGAAAGGTTTACCCGTTGCTTACGTTCCCTTTGCGGGAGAACAACACGGATTTCGTCAAGCTGAATCGATCAAACGAGCATTAGATGCAGAATTTTATTTCTATTCCCGTCTCTTTGGTTTTACTCCTGCGGATAATTTAGAACCAGTAGAAATTAAGTAG
- a CDS encoding methyltransferase domain-containing protein, with translation MELYQRIADFYDSSSGLWERIWGEHLHHGYYGRSGKIKLDRRQAQIDLIEELLTWGNVTGANQILDVGCGIGGSSLYLAEKFHSQGVGITLSPVQAVRASQRAQEFNLEKQVSFLVADALKTPFPDDNFDLVWSLESGEHMPDKRQFLRECYRVLQPGGTFLMATWCHRPTTSLAGNLTEGEIRLLNEIYQVYCLPYVISLPEYADIAREVGFQDLKTDDWSLSVAAFWDVVIDSALTTDAIAGLLASGYTTIRGALSLGLMRRGYESGLIRFGLLQGKK, from the coding sequence ATGGAACTTTATCAACGAATAGCCGATTTTTATGACTCCTCTAGTGGACTGTGGGAAAGGATTTGGGGCGAACATCTGCACCATGGTTACTACGGTCGGAGTGGCAAGATTAAACTCGATCGCCGTCAGGCACAAATTGATTTAATAGAAGAATTATTAACTTGGGGAAATGTCACCGGCGCTAATCAGATTCTTGATGTGGGTTGTGGTATTGGTGGCAGTAGCCTTTATCTGGCCGAAAAATTTCACAGCCAAGGGGTGGGGATTACCCTTTCCCCGGTACAAGCCGTTAGAGCCAGCCAAAGAGCGCAAGAGTTCAATTTAGAAAAACAAGTCAGTTTTCTTGTGGCTGATGCCCTAAAAACACCCTTTCCTGACGATAATTTTGATCTGGTCTGGTCATTGGAAAGTGGCGAACATATGCCCGATAAAAGGCAATTTCTGCGGGAATGTTATCGGGTTTTGCAGCCCGGGGGGACTTTTTTGATGGCTACTTGGTGTCATCGTCCGACCACTTCCCTCGCTGGTAATTTAACGGAAGGGGAGATTAGACTATTAAACGAGATTTATCAGGTTTATTGTCTGCCATATGTGATTTCTTTGCCAGAATACGCCGATATTGCCCGTGAAGTTGGCTTTCAAGACCTAAAAACCGATGATTGGTCCCTATCGGTGGCCGCTTTTTGGGATGTGGTGATTGACTCGGCCCTAACCACAGATGCGATCGCAGGTTTGTTAGCAAGCGGTTACACTACTATCCGAGGGGCATTATCTTTAGGGTTAATGCGGCGCGGTTACGAGTCGGGTTTAATTCGTTTTGGCTTACTGCAAGGGAAAAAATAA
- a CDS encoding GspE/PulE family protein, whose product MTFSSKKTRAVALPNYLSPFGNKLVQSGYIGAEQMQQALVETRKSGRSLVEILKQLTGRPLPPDLQRQHKKNQLFELKILYGVESIDAELSDVDGLEIARLIDSLIPIDLCRRYRLIPLGQIKGEATTILIAMVDPDNLEASDDINRILRPRELGIQRLVITSEDYERLLEKFHQAQSQLEQEKARLEKEKELEKLSDITDIVGTIDVLSNVPNDEVADDLGVGDANQAPVINLVNKILAKALQEGTSDIHIEPQEEFLKIRFRRDGVLYQAFEPLPKKITPSVTARFKIMADLDIAERRLPQDGKIRRMYQGRKVDFRVNTLPSRYGEKVCLRILDNSATQLGLDKLITDQNTLAIVRELASRPFGLLLVTGPTGSGKSTSLYSVLAERNHPGVNISTAEDPIEYSLPGITQVQVIREKGMDFASILRAFMRQDPDVILVGETRDKETAKTAIEAALTGHLVLTTLHTNDAAGAIARLDEMGVEPFMISGSLLGVLAQRLMRRVCTECRVAYHPSQEELARFGLAAANEREVTFYKANTLTIEEIQQARDQGNLCTKCGGSGYKGRVGVYEVMQNSERLQQLINQGATTDRIKEAAVDEGMVTLLAYSLNLVREGYTTLEEVERVTFTDSGLEAELKAKRKSGLTCRGCRAELQPEWLDCPYCMTPRFSD is encoded by the coding sequence ATGACATTTTCTTCCAAGAAAACTCGTGCCGTTGCCCTGCCCAATTACCTTTCCCCCTTTGGTAATAAGTTGGTGCAGTCGGGCTATATCGGTGCCGAGCAAATGCAACAGGCCCTAGTGGAAACACGGAAATCGGGACGATCGCTAGTAGAAATATTAAAACAACTAACCGGGCGCCCTTTGCCCCCGGATTTGCAGCGACAGCATAAGAAAAACCAGTTGTTTGAATTAAAAATTCTCTACGGAGTTGAATCGATCGACGCCGAGTTGAGCGATGTGGATGGGCTGGAAATAGCCCGGTTGATCGATTCTTTGATTCCCATCGATCTTTGTCGTCGCTATCGTCTCATCCCCCTGGGACAGATCAAAGGAGAGGCAACTACGATTTTGATAGCCATGGTCGATCCTGACAACCTAGAGGCTAGCGACGATATCAATCGTATTCTCCGCCCCAGGGAGTTAGGTATACAGCGTTTAGTGATTACCAGCGAGGACTATGAAAGATTACTGGAAAAATTCCACCAGGCCCAATCGCAACTAGAACAGGAAAAAGCCCGACTCGAAAAAGAAAAAGAACTGGAAAAACTCTCGGATATCACCGACATTGTCGGCACTATCGATGTGCTCAGCAATGTCCCTAACGATGAAGTGGCCGATGATCTCGGGGTGGGGGACGCTAATCAAGCCCCCGTCATCAACCTGGTCAATAAAATTCTAGCTAAGGCCCTGCAGGAAGGCACTTCTGATATTCACATCGAACCCCAAGAAGAATTCCTGAAAATTCGCTTTCGCAGAGATGGAGTTCTTTATCAAGCTTTTGAGCCGCTGCCGAAAAAAATTACCCCGTCGGTCACTGCCCGTTTTAAAATCATGGCCGATCTCGATATCGCCGAACGTCGTCTTCCCCAAGATGGTAAAATTCGGCGGATGTATCAAGGGCGGAAAGTGGATTTTCGGGTTAATACCCTGCCCAGTCGCTATGGCGAAAAAGTCTGTTTGCGGATTCTCGATAACTCAGCTACCCAGTTGGGTTTAGATAAACTGATCACCGATCAAAATACCCTGGCAATTGTCCGGGAATTGGCCAGTCGTCCCTTTGGTCTGTTGCTGGTTACAGGTCCGACCGGTTCGGGGAAATCCACCAGTTTATACTCGGTTTTAGCCGAAAGAAATCACCCCGGAGTTAATATTAGTACAGCCGAAGACCCGATCGAATATTCTCTACCAGGCATCACCCAGGTACAGGTAATTCGCGAAAAAGGCATGGATTTCGCCTCGATTCTCCGGGCCTTCATGCGACAAGACCCGGATGTGATTCTGGTGGGAGAAACTAGGGACAAGGAGACGGCCAAAACAGCGATCGAGGCGGCCTTAACTGGTCACTTGGTCTTAACTACCCTACACACTAACGATGCCGCAGGTGCGATCGCTCGCCTCGATGAAATGGGGGTTGAACCGTTTATGATTTCCGGTTCTCTCTTGGGAGTCTTGGCCCAGCGTCTGATGCGGCGCGTCTGTACCGAGTGTCGAGTCGCCTATCACCCCAGCCAAGAGGAATTAGCCCGTTTTGGTCTTGCCGCTGCCAATGAACGGGAAGTGACCTTTTATAAGGCTAATACCCTAACCATAGAGGAAATTCAACAGGCGCGAGATCAAGGTAATCTTTGTACCAAATGTGGTGGCAGCGGTTATAAAGGTCGCGTCGGGGTCTATGAGGTAATGCAAAATAGTGAACGACTGCAGCAGTTAATTAACCAAGGAGCAACCACCGATCGCATTAAGGAGGCGGCCGTCGATGAGGGCATGGTGACACTCCTAGCTTACAGTTTAAATCTGGTGCGGGAGGGTTACACCACCCTCGAAGAAGTGGAACGGGTGACATTTACCGATTCTGGTCTGGAAGCGGAATTAAAAGCCAAACGGAAAAGCGGTTTAACCTGTCGTGGTTGTCGCGCCGAACTACAACCAGAATGGCTCGATTGTCCCTATTGTATGACACCACGATTTAGTGATTAA
- the metH gene encoding methionine synthase yields the protein MNSPFLDYLNGPKHPVLVFDGAMGTSLQSQNLTAEDFGGAEYEGCNEYLVHTKPSAVAKVHEAFLAVGADVIETDTFGGTSIVLAEYDLADQAYYLNKTAAELAKACANKYSTPEKPRFVAGSMGPGTKLPTLGHIDFDTLKNAYVEQVEGLYDGGADLLLVETCQDVLQIKAALNAIEEVFQQKGQRLPLMVSVTMETMGTMLVGTEINAVVSILQPYKIDILGLNCATGPDLMKPHIKYLSENSPFIVSCIPNAGLPENVGGQAHYRLTPVELKMALMHFIEDLGVQIIGGCCGTRPDHIQALAELSQGLTPKSRHYHYEPSAASIYSTQPYIQDNSFLIVGEKLNASGSKKCRELLNVEDWDSLVSMAKAQVKEGAHILDVNVDYVGRDGVRDMHQLASRLVNNVTLPLMLDSTEWEKMEAGLKVAGGKCILNSTNYEDGESRFYQVLDLAKKYGAGVVIGTIDEEGMGRTAEKKFQIAKRAYYAATEYGIPPYEIFFDPLALPISTGIEEDRENGKATIEAMGRIRQELPECHILLGVSNISFGLNPAARQVLNSVFLHEAMQVGMDGAIVSANKILPLAKIEPEYQQVCRDLIYDNRRFDGDICVYDPLTKLTELFAGKTTKKDPSSNANLPVEERLKQHIIDGERLGLEEALKQALQDYPPLDIINIFLLDGMKVVGELFGSGQMQLPFVLQSAQTMKAAVAFLEPFMEKKEGDNNAKGTFIIATVKGDVHDIGKNLVDIILTNNGYRVINLGIKQPVENIIEAYKEHKADCIAMSGLLVKSTAFMKENLEVFNEKGITVPVILGGAALTPKFVHDDCQKTYKGQVIYGKDAFSDLHFMDKLMPAKAGGQWDDSKGFLAECAEAEKTTVVAEELEVNPDTIFTDGTLDKELVIDTRRSEAVEVDIPRPTPPFWGTKILTAAEIPIEEVFWYLDLQALFVGQWQFRKPKSQSKQEYDEFLQEKVHPILTAWKEKIVKENLLNPTLIYGYFPCQSSGNSLLIYDPESIQAGEKPENLQPIAIFEFPRQKSARRLCIADFFAPQESGIIDVFPMQAVTVGEIATEYAKSLFDANEYTEYLYYHGMAVQTAEAMAEWTHTRIRRELGFAEFDPDNIRDILQQRYQGSRYSFGYPACPNIQDQYKQLDLLGCDRIGMSMDESEQLYPEQSTTAIITYHPTAKYFST from the coding sequence ATGAATAGCCCCTTTCTCGACTACCTCAACGGCCCCAAGCATCCCGTCCTCGTCTTTGATGGGGCGATGGGAACTTCCCTACAAAGCCAAAATCTGACGGCCGAGGACTTTGGTGGGGCAGAATACGAAGGGTGTAACGAGTATCTTGTCCATACTAAACCTAGCGCCGTAGCCAAAGTCCACGAAGCCTTTTTAGCCGTGGGTGCGGATGTGATTGAAACCGACACCTTTGGGGGAACCTCGATAGTTTTAGCCGAGTACGATTTAGCCGATCAAGCCTATTATCTCAACAAAACCGCCGCCGAACTGGCCAAGGCTTGCGCTAATAAATACTCTACCCCCGAAAAACCCCGTTTTGTGGCGGGTTCCATGGGGCCGGGGACAAAACTGCCCACTTTGGGTCATATAGACTTTGATACTCTCAAAAATGCCTATGTGGAACAGGTAGAGGGTCTGTACGATGGCGGGGCAGATTTATTATTAGTAGAAACCTGTCAGGATGTCCTGCAAATTAAAGCGGCTTTAAATGCTATTGAAGAAGTATTTCAGCAAAAAGGTCAACGATTGCCCCTAATGGTTTCGGTGACGATGGAAACCATGGGAACGATGTTAGTAGGAACGGAAATTAACGCCGTTGTCTCTATTTTACAACCCTATAAAATCGATATTTTGGGACTTAACTGCGCCACTGGTCCTGATTTGATGAAACCCCATATTAAATATCTCTCGGAAAATTCCCCTTTTATTGTTTCTTGTATTCCTAACGCTGGTTTACCGGAAAATGTCGGCGGTCAAGCGCATTATCGCCTCACTCCCGTAGAATTAAAAATGGCTTTAATGCACTTTATCGAAGATTTGGGAGTACAAATTATCGGCGGTTGTTGTGGTACTCGTCCCGACCATATTCAAGCTTTAGCGGAACTAAGTCAGGGTTTAACTCCGAAATCTCGTCATTATCATTATGAACCCTCCGCCGCTTCTATCTACAGTACCCAACCCTATATTCAAGATAATTCTTTCCTGATTGTCGGGGAAAAATTAAACGCCAGTGGTTCTAAAAAATGTCGGGAACTGCTCAATGTTGAAGACTGGGATAGTTTAGTATCTATGGCGAAAGCTCAGGTAAAAGAAGGAGCGCATATTCTCGATGTCAACGTCGATTATGTGGGCCGGGATGGGGTGCGCGATATGCACCAATTAGCCTCTCGTTTAGTTAATAATGTCACCCTACCTTTAATGTTAGATTCCACCGAATGGGAAAAAATGGAAGCGGGGTTAAAAGTAGCGGGGGGTAAATGTATCCTCAACTCTACTAACTACGAAGACGGGGAATCGCGTTTTTATCAAGTCTTGGATTTAGCGAAAAAATACGGCGCGGGGGTAGTAATTGGAACCATTGATGAAGAAGGAATGGGACGCACTGCCGAGAAAAAATTCCAGATAGCTAAACGGGCCTATTATGCGGCGACAGAATACGGAATTCCTCCCTACGAAATCTTTTTTGATCCTTTAGCTTTACCGATTTCTACCGGTATCGAAGAAGACCGAGAAAATGGCAAGGCTACCATCGAAGCAATGGGACGAATTCGCCAAGAACTGCCCGAATGTCACATTCTTTTAGGTGTGTCTAATATCTCTTTTGGGTTGAATCCGGCAGCGCGTCAGGTATTAAATTCTGTCTTCCTCCACGAAGCGATGCAGGTGGGTATGGATGGCGCAATCGTCAGCGCTAATAAGATTCTTCCTCTGGCAAAAATTGAACCAGAATATCAGCAAGTTTGTCGGGATTTAATCTATGATAATCGTCGTTTTGATGGCGATATATGTGTTTATGATCCCCTGACCAAGTTAACCGAATTATTTGCGGGTAAAACTACTAAAAAAGACCCCTCTAGTAATGCTAATTTACCCGTGGAGGAACGCTTAAAACAGCATATTATTGATGGGGAAAGATTGGGACTGGAAGAGGCTTTAAAGCAAGCTTTACAGGACTATCCACCCCTAGATATTATTAATATTTTCCTCCTGGATGGGATGAAGGTAGTGGGTGAGTTATTTGGTTCAGGACAAATGCAGTTACCTTTTGTTCTCCAATCTGCCCAAACTATGAAAGCAGCCGTTGCCTTTTTAGAACCCTTTATGGAGAAAAAAGAGGGTGATAATAATGCCAAAGGGACTTTTATTATCGCAACAGTTAAAGGGGATGTTCACGATATAGGTAAAAACCTAGTTGATATTATCTTGACCAATAACGGCTATAGGGTGATTAATTTGGGCATTAAACAACCTGTAGAAAATATCATCGAAGCCTACAAAGAACATAAGGCCGATTGTATCGCCATGAGCGGTTTATTGGTGAAATCGACGGCTTTTATGAAGGAAAATCTAGAGGTTTTTAATGAAAAAGGAATCACCGTTCCTGTTATTCTTGGTGGGGCAGCTTTAACTCCCAAATTTGTCCATGATGACTGTCAAAAAACCTACAAGGGGCAGGTTATCTATGGAAAAGATGCCTTCTCTGACCTGCATTTTATGGATAAATTAATGCCCGCTAAAGCTGGGGGTCAATGGGATGATAGCAAAGGCTTTTTAGCGGAGTGTGCCGAGGCAGAAAAAACTACGGTTGTTGCAGAAGAATTAGAGGTTAATCCCGATACTATTTTTACCGATGGAACCCTAGACAAAGAATTAGTTATTGATACCCGTCGTTCGGAAGCGGTGGAAGTTGATATTCCCCGACCAACACCGCCCTTCTGGGGTACTAAAATATTAACGGCAGCAGAAATTCCCATCGAGGAGGTTTTCTGGTATTTAGACCTACAAGCTTTATTTGTCGGTCAATGGCAATTCCGCAAACCCAAAAGCCAATCGAAGCAAGAATACGACGAGTTTTTACAGGAAAAAGTTCATCCAATTCTGACAGCATGGAAAGAGAAAATTGTCAAGGAAAATTTACTAAACCCCACATTAATTTATGGTTATTTTCCCTGTCAATCCTCCGGTAATTCCCTCTTAATTTACGATCCCGAATCGATACAAGCGGGCGAAAAACCCGAAAATCTGCAACCGATCGCCATTTTTGAGTTTCCTCGCCAGAAATCCGCTCGTCGTCTCTGTATTGCTGACTTTTTCGCCCCGCAGGAATCCGGTATTATCGACGTTTTCCCGATGCAAGCGGTGACAGTGGGGGAAATCGCCACGGAATACGCTAAATCTCTCTTTGATGCCAACGAATATACTGAATACCTCTATTATCACGGCATGGCTGTCCAAACCGCCGAAGCCATGGCCGAATGGACCCACACCCGCATCCGTCGCGAGTTAGGTTTCGCAGAGTTCGATCCCGATAATATCCGCGATATACTGCAACAGCGTTACCAGGGTTCTCGCTATAGTTTCGGCTATCCCGCTTGTCCCAATATTCAGGACCAATACAAGCAATTAGATCTGTTAGGATGCGATCGCATTGGGATGTCTATGGACGAAAGCGAACAATTGTACCCAGAACAATCCACCACCGCCATCATCACCTATCACCCCACTGCTAAATACTTTAGTACCTAA
- a CDS encoding FAD-dependent hydroxylase: MLGRDSYDLIIVGGGIVGTTLAVALKNTGLNIAMIEERPLEVAASRRQAYALSLMSSRIFTGLGIWDKISPSIGKFRHIRLSDADYPIFVPFVVDELKTDYLGYVGEHQVILTALHKASQDCDRIEWLSPAKVLEVEYGAETATVTLEEAGQTRKITTKLVIGADGARSAIRQGAQIKTKGWKYWQSCVAFTIKHQLDRNDTAFERFWPTGPMGILPLQGNRCQIVWTNPHGEAKKLQEMPEGEFIDKLEAYTGGLLGKIALVSPRALFPVQLMQSDTYVKPRLALIGDAAHCCHPVGGQGLNLGIRDAAALAQVLKEAVDKQEDIGALSTLKSYEKWRRSENLAILGFTDFLDRLFSNNWPPIVVIRRLGLAIMCGFPPLKLFALQLMTGLKGRIPQLAR, translated from the coding sequence ATGTTAGGACGGGACAGCTACGATTTAATCATTGTCGGGGGCGGTATAGTCGGGACCACCCTAGCGGTGGCTTTAAAAAATACAGGATTAAATATCGCTATGATCGAGGAACGCCCCCTAGAGGTGGCCGCCTCCCGTCGTCAAGCTTATGCCCTCTCGTTGATGTCGAGCCGGATTTTTACAGGCTTGGGTATCTGGGATAAAATCTCGCCCAGTATCGGTAAATTTCGTCATATTCGCCTTTCTGATGCCGATTACCCGATTTTTGTACCCTTTGTGGTCGATGAGCTAAAAACCGATTATTTGGGCTATGTGGGCGAACATCAAGTGATTTTAACCGCCCTGCACAAGGCCAGCCAAGATTGCGATCGCATTGAGTGGTTATCCCCTGCTAAAGTGTTAGAAGTGGAGTACGGAGCAGAAACAGCGACTGTCACCCTGGAAGAAGCCGGTCAAACCCGAAAAATCACCACAAAATTAGTCATCGGGGCCGATGGAGCCAGATCCGCTATCCGGCAAGGGGCGCAAATTAAAACCAAAGGTTGGAAATATTGGCAATCCTGTGTCGCTTTCACCATTAAACATCAACTTGATCGCAACGATACCGCCTTTGAAAGATTTTGGCCCACCGGTCCGATGGGCATTTTACCGCTCCAGGGTAATCGCTGTCAGATCGTTTGGACAAATCCCCATGGCGAAGCGAAAAAACTGCAAGAAATGCCCGAAGGGGAATTTATCGACAAATTAGAAGCATATACGGGGGGATTACTGGGAAAAATAGCATTAGTTAGCCCCCGCGCTCTCTTTCCCGTACAGTTAATGCAGAGTGATACTTATGTTAAACCCCGACTGGCTTTAATTGGTGATGCCGCTCACTGTTGTCATCCCGTCGGTGGTCAAGGTTTAAATTTAGGCATTCGCGACGCGGCCGCTTTAGCGCAGGTATTAAAGGAAGCAGTGGACAAGCAAGAAGATATAGGAGCGCTTTCTACCCTAAAATCCTACGAAAAATGGCGTAGATCGGAGAATTTAGCGATTTTAGGCTTCACAGATTTTCTTGATCGCTTGTTCTCCAATAACTGGCCGCCCATCGTTGTCATCCGTCGTCTAGGATTGGCAATTATGTGCGGTTTCCCCCCGTTGAAATTGTTTGCCCTGCAATTAATGACGGGATTAAAAGGACGTATTCCCCAATTAGCTAGATAG
- a CDS encoding SpoIID/LytB domain-containing protein, translating into MIKLDKKIQDGVIKVKFSASAYFSLLRHCAVPLLSIATFTPILLTYLAKEKPETPQPQANLETAPFPSPIIPSPIAPLIAPSPKLSPSPQSSATPKSAPSPQSSPSEPKKLAPSVQTSPNTSPNTSPAAAVKPVTRQPLVVPANYTPPAIEIRVAIKRDVASVLIGVNGPAVITDRQGRGLKTIATNEGLPVIPGANGLKMGDLSLPEVIFVQPTSADGLVYVDDGWYRGKVLLVAQGDRLLVVNHVNLEAYLYSVVGSEMHSTAPMHALKAQAIAARSYALVHIIRPANAWFHLGNSQRWQVYKGIRSEYQSTHQAVNATAGQILSYKGGVVESLYAATDEIVAWAHGGRGMSQTGAYKLAEKGLDYQQILGNYYPGVGLARLVLQN; encoded by the coding sequence ATGATAAAGTTAGATAAAAAAATTCAAGACGGTGTGATCAAAGTGAAATTTTCTGCTAGTGCCTATTTTTCCCTGCTGCGCCATTGTGCCGTTCCTTTGCTGTCGATCGCTACTTTTACGCCAATTCTCTTAACTTATTTAGCCAAGGAAAAACCAGAAACCCCGCAACCGCAAGCAAATCTAGAGACTGCTCCCTTCCCTTCCCCTATTATTCCATCTCCGATCGCACCCTTAATCGCGCCATCGCCGAAACTATCCCCCTCTCCCCAATCTTCTGCGACTCCAAAATCAGCGCCCTCTCCCCAATCTTCCCCCTCGGAGCCGAAAAAATTAGCGCCATCGGTTCAAACTTCCCCTAATACTTCCCCTAATACTTCCCCCGCTGCCGCAGTTAAACCGGTGACTAGACAACCCTTAGTGGTTCCCGCTAATTATACGCCGCCGGCCATAGAAATTCGCGTGGCGATCAAAAGGGATGTGGCCAGTGTTTTGATTGGAGTTAACGGACCGGCGGTGATCACAGATCGCCAAGGTCGCGGTTTAAAAACGATTGCCACTAACGAGGGTTTACCGGTCATTCCAGGTGCCAATGGCTTAAAAATGGGCGATTTATCGCTGCCAGAGGTGATTTTTGTGCAGCCCACCAGTGCCGATGGTTTAGTTTATGTGGATGATGGTTGGTATCGGGGCAAAGTGCTGCTGGTTGCCCAAGGCGATCGCTTGTTAGTGGTCAATCATGTTAATTTAGAGGCCTATCTCTATAGTGTGGTGGGTAGTGAAATGCACTCCACCGCGCCAATGCACGCTTTAAAGGCACAAGCGATCGCCGCTCGTTCCTATGCTCTAGTACATATAATCCGCCCCGCTAATGCTTGGTTTCATCTGGGCAATAGCCAACGCTGGCAGGTATATAAAGGCATTCGCTCGGAGTATCAATCGACTCACCAGGCGGTTAATGCCACTGCCGGGCAGATTCTCAGTTACAAAGGGGGTGTAGTCGAGTCTCTTTATGCCGCCACCGATGAAATTGTCGCTTGGGCCCACGGTGGTCGCGGCATGAGTCAAACTGGAGCTTATAAATTAGCGGAAAAAGGCCTAGATTATCAACAAATTCTCGGTAATTATTATCCCGGAGTTGGTTTAGCCCGTCTAGTTCTACAAAATTAG